The proteins below are encoded in one region of Halorhodospira halochloris:
- the thiD gene encoding bifunctional hydroxymethylpyrimidine kinase/phosphomethylpyrimidine kinase, whose amino-acid sequence MADRFGNHRVLVVAGSDSGGGAGIQADIKTVMALGGYATTAITALTAQNTVAVEDVHPVPPAFITSQMSAVMGDIGADCIKTGMLYDTASIAVVAEMMQPYAQKIPVVIDPVMVTQSGHRLLTEMASDRLREVMLPLATLVTPNLPEAEVLLGRPIDDDEQSMIEAAQELRELGSQAVLLKGGHGRGDQLVDVLVTASGVECWRGERLPTTSTHGTGCTLASAIATGIAQGMTLVESVDRARIYLRRAMEEAKGLGQGAGPVEHSFTVNPSAVGYTPQ is encoded by the coding sequence ATGGCCGACCGTTTCGGTAATCACCGCGTTTTGGTAGTAGCTGGTTCTGACTCAGGAGGAGGGGCCGGTATCCAAGCTGATATCAAGACGGTAATGGCCCTGGGTGGCTATGCAACTACGGCGATAACTGCTCTGACTGCCCAAAATACTGTGGCGGTCGAGGATGTTCACCCGGTGCCGCCAGCCTTCATAACATCGCAGATGAGCGCGGTTATGGGTGACATAGGGGCAGACTGTATTAAGACCGGCATGCTCTACGATACCGCTAGCATAGCTGTGGTCGCCGAGATGATGCAGCCATACGCACAAAAGATACCTGTGGTAATCGATCCGGTCATGGTTACCCAGAGTGGCCACCGCTTGCTTACCGAGATGGCTTCAGACCGTCTGCGCGAGGTTATGCTGCCTTTGGCCACCTTGGTAACGCCAAACCTGCCGGAGGCCGAGGTGCTGCTTGGCCGTCCTATCGATGATGACGAGCAGAGCATGATCGAGGCTGCACAGGAGCTGCGTGAGCTTGGATCGCAGGCGGTCTTGCTCAAGGGCGGACATGGTCGAGGTGATCAGTTGGTCGATGTGCTGGTGACTGCCTCAGGGGTAGAATGCTGGCGCGGTGAGCGGCTGCCGACCACCTCTACTCACGGTACCGGTTGCACACTGGCTAGCGCCATTGCAACCGGTATAGCTCAAGGGATGACTCTGGTAGAGTCAGTGGATCGGGCGCGTATCTACTTGCGTCGAGCCATGGAAGAGGCCAAGGGGTTGGGGCAAGGGGCTGGGCCAGTCGAGCACAGCTTTACCGTTAACCCCAGCGCTGTTGGATATACTCCTCAATAA
- the ispG gene encoding flavodoxin-dependent (E)-4-hydroxy-3-methylbut-2-enyl-diphosphate synthase: protein MEASPSPRQTTRCVAVGPYKIGGDAPVLIQSMTDTETADIDATVKQAAALARAGSELVRLTINNEQAAAALPHIREQLASQGIEVPLVGDFHFNGHKLLKRHPACAEAIAKMRINPGNVGKGSRRDPQFAEMIEIACRYELPVRIGVNWGSLDESVLTRLMDANAQRQQPYPPEMVTRDAVVTSAIESAKQAEELGLPGDSIILSCKMSGVQDLVAVYRDLARRCDYPLHLGLTEAGMGVPGIASSSAALAILLQQGIGDTIRVSLTPDPGGARTREVEVAQQILQCMGLRDFTPRVTACPGCGRTSSNYFQHLAEQVRHHIDERIPEWRNQYPGVEKLRIAVMGCVVNGPGESRHADIGISLPGADEQPAAPVFVDGERRTTLKGDNIAAEFKNIIEEYIQQRWG from the coding sequence ATAGAAGCCTCTCCCTCGCCGCGTCAAACCACCCGTTGCGTGGCTGTTGGTCCATATAAGATCGGTGGCGATGCCCCGGTGCTAATTCAATCGATGACCGACACTGAGACGGCCGATATTGACGCTACGGTCAAACAGGCCGCCGCCCTGGCAAGAGCTGGCTCCGAACTAGTGCGCCTGACCATCAATAACGAACAGGCAGCAGCGGCTCTACCCCACATCCGTGAGCAACTTGCTAGCCAAGGCATTGAGGTGCCCTTGGTGGGCGACTTCCACTTTAACGGCCACAAGCTGCTCAAGCGCCATCCTGCCTGTGCCGAGGCCATCGCCAAGATGCGCATAAATCCCGGCAATGTCGGCAAAGGCAGTCGCCGCGATCCGCAATTCGCTGAGATGATAGAGATCGCTTGCCGTTACGAACTGCCGGTGCGCATCGGCGTCAATTGGGGCAGCTTGGACGAGAGTGTCCTTACCCGGCTAATGGATGCCAATGCCCAACGCCAGCAACCCTATCCGCCTGAGATGGTGACCCGTGATGCTGTCGTTACCTCGGCCATTGAAAGCGCCAAGCAGGCCGAGGAACTCGGCTTGCCAGGCGATAGCATCATCCTCTCATGCAAGATGAGCGGGGTTCAGGATCTGGTTGCGGTCTACCGTGACCTGGCCCGGCGCTGCGACTACCCTCTGCATCTCGGTCTCACCGAAGCAGGCATGGGCGTGCCAGGCATCGCCTCTTCAAGTGCAGCGCTAGCAATCCTCCTCCAGCAAGGGATAGGCGATACCATTCGAGTCTCTCTAACCCCTGACCCGGGCGGCGCACGTACCCGCGAGGTAGAGGTCGCCCAGCAAATCCTGCAATGCATGGGGCTACGCGACTTCACCCCCCGGGTTACCGCCTGCCCTGGCTGCGGCAGGACATCGAGTAATTATTTCCAGCACCTTGCCGAGCAGGTTCGCCACCACATTGATGAGCGGATACCGGAGTGGCGCAATCAGTACCCAGGAGTGGAAAAGCTGCGCATCGCGGTAATGGGGTGCGTAGTCAACGGCCCCGGCGAGAGCCGTCATGCCGATATCGGGATCAGCTTGCCTGGGGCTGATGAGCAACCGGCAGCCCCAGTATTTGTCGACGGCGAGCGCAGGACAACCCTTAAAGGCGACAACATTGCCGCGGAATTCAAAAACATTATTGAGGAGTATATCCAACAGCGCTGGGGTTAA
- the mazG gene encoding nucleoside triphosphate pyrophosphohydrolase, producing MDSIARLLRTMAQLRDPEGGCPWDIEQDFASIAPKTIEEAYEVAEAIESGDLENGLKDELGDLLLHVIFHAQMASEQNLFNFQDVAQALQDKLIRRHPHVFGNLQAADADGVVDNWEAIKEQERQAKLADNSVLADVATALPALTRACKLQRRAARIGFDWPDYRGALDKIDEEVKEVEAEIDSADPQRLEEEIGDVLFAVTNLARHLEVDPETALRRANLRFESRFREVEEEFTEQGREMSAETIEELEEAWQRAKAKLANQ from the coding sequence ATGGACAGCATCGCAAGGCTACTCCGCACAATGGCACAACTGCGCGACCCCGAGGGCGGCTGCCCTTGGGACATAGAGCAGGATTTCGCCTCCATTGCCCCAAAAACCATCGAAGAGGCCTACGAGGTAGCCGAGGCTATAGAGAGCGGCGACCTAGAAAATGGCCTCAAGGACGAACTCGGCGATTTGCTCCTCCATGTGATCTTCCACGCCCAAATGGCCAGCGAGCAAAATCTTTTTAACTTCCAAGATGTTGCTCAAGCCCTCCAGGATAAGCTGATCCGCCGCCATCCACATGTATTCGGCAACTTGCAAGCCGCCGATGCGGACGGAGTGGTAGATAACTGGGAAGCGATAAAAGAGCAGGAGCGCCAAGCCAAACTCGCTGACAACAGCGTCCTTGCCGATGTCGCCACCGCCCTGCCTGCCCTGACCCGGGCCTGCAAGCTGCAGCGACGGGCCGCGCGGATCGGCTTTGACTGGCCAGATTACCGCGGTGCGCTGGACAAGATCGATGAGGAAGTTAAAGAAGTTGAGGCCGAGATTGACTCAGCCGACCCCCAACGCCTGGAAGAGGAGATCGGCGACGTGCTCTTTGCCGTAACTAACCTGGCCCGTCATCTAGAGGTAGATCCGGAGACTGCCCTACGGCGTGCCAACCTGCGCTTCGAAAGTCGCTTCCGCGAGGTGGAAGAGGAGTTCACTGAACAAGGCAGAGAAATGTCCGCAGAGACCATTGAAGAGCTAGAAGAGGCTTGGCAGCGCGCCAAAGCCAAATTGGCCAATCAATAA
- a CDS encoding TetR/AcrR family transcriptional regulator translates to MTTYDAPPPSGSGPVTERGERTRRKLIGAAEAELGEKGFHKASISSITQRAGIAQGTFYLYYRSKEEIFRALVEHMNRTMRRHLSEAIDGARDRLEAERLGLGAFLSFCREHGHLYRIVMEAQFVDPEAHQYFFRSLADSYAERLRQAQQRNEVSDGDPHAQALALIGIAFFMGQRHWIWDQPPTDEDALATATAIIEKGLTPPSTRGGK, encoded by the coding sequence ATGACCACCTATGATGCACCACCACCGTCGGGTAGCGGGCCTGTTACCGAGCGCGGCGAGCGGACGCGGCGCAAATTGATCGGTGCCGCTGAGGCTGAGCTCGGAGAGAAGGGCTTCCATAAGGCCTCGATCAGCAGTATTACCCAGCGGGCGGGTATCGCTCAGGGCACATTTTACCTGTATTACCGTTCCAAAGAAGAAATATTTAGGGCATTGGTCGAGCACATGAACCGCACCATGCGTCGCCACCTTAGCGAGGCTATTGACGGTGCGCGCGATAGGCTTGAGGCCGAGCGTTTGGGGCTAGGGGCCTTTTTGAGTTTTTGCCGCGAGCACGGTCACCTCTATCGGATAGTCATGGAGGCGCAGTTTGTAGATCCTGAGGCCCATCAATATTTCTTTCGCTCCCTGGCTGACAGCTATGCGGAACGTCTCAGGCAGGCGCAGCAGCGTAATGAGGTGAGTGATGGCGACCCACATGCTCAGGCTCTGGCCTTGATAGGAATAGCCTTCTTTATGGGCCAACGCCATTGGATCTGGGATCAGCCGCCTACTGATGAAGATGCCCTCGCGACTGCGACCGCCATCATTGAAAAGGGCTTGACTCCACCTTCCACTCGAGGTGGCAAGTAG
- a CDS encoding Mth938-like domain-containing protein, with the protein MRISRHDSPSVYRVNSYEPGAITINRQQYTTSVILTPESLSCDLAAERITDLALQDLQQLLAWQPEMILLGTGPTQIFPKREIIRGIISQEIGCEAITTSAASQTFNLLASEGRRVSAVLFVCDL; encoded by the coding sequence ATGCGGATATCGCGTCACGACAGCCCTAGCGTTTACCGAGTCAACTCTTATGAGCCTGGGGCCATAACCATCAATCGGCAACAGTACACAACGAGTGTTATTCTCACCCCAGAGTCGCTGAGCTGCGACTTAGCCGCCGAACGGATAACAGATTTGGCCCTGCAAGACTTGCAGCAATTACTAGCCTGGCAGCCGGAGATGATCCTACTTGGTACAGGACCCACGCAGATCTTCCCCAAGCGTGAGATTATTCGCGGGATTATTTCCCAGGAGATTGGCTGCGAGGCGATAACCACTTCGGCTGCTAGCCAGACTTTTAATCTGCTAGCCAGTGAAGGCAGGCGGGTATCTGCTGTGCTCTTCGTTTGTGATCTTTAG
- the alaC gene encoding alanine transaminase, producing MDADLPKAEFPRIKRLPPYVFNIVNELKADARKRGEDIVDFGMGNPDQPTPQHIVDKLCEAAQRPDTHRYSMSRGIPRLRRAIANWYADRYAVDLDPESEAIVTIGSKEGLAHLALATLGPGDAVLVPNPAYPIHPYGVVIAGADIRHVPMIPGGDFFAELKKAIRDTYPKPKMLILNFPSNPTAQCVELDFFEKVVAVARQEGIWVVQDLAYAEIVFDGYKAPSILQVPGAKDVAVECYSLSKTYNMPGWRVGFVCGNPDLIAALARMKSYLDYGMFTPIQVAGILALEGPQDCVEEIRQMYRCRRDVLCDGLEAAGWPIERPRATMFAWAQIPEPYREMGSLEFSKKLLADAKVAVSPGIGFGSYGDDYVRFSLIENEHRTRQAIRGIKQMLRREMG from the coding sequence GTGGACGCTGATCTGCCGAAAGCCGAGTTCCCCAGGATCAAGCGGCTGCCGCCCTATGTGTTCAACATAGTAAACGAACTGAAGGCAGACGCCCGTAAGCGTGGTGAAGATATTGTCGATTTCGGGATGGGGAACCCTGACCAACCGACCCCGCAGCACATTGTAGATAAGCTTTGTGAGGCTGCACAACGCCCGGATACCCACAGATATTCAATGTCGCGAGGGATCCCCCGGCTACGCCGTGCTATAGCCAACTGGTACGCGGACAGGTATGCGGTTGACCTTGATCCAGAGAGCGAGGCGATAGTCACGATTGGATCGAAAGAGGGGTTGGCGCATCTGGCCCTGGCCACTCTGGGGCCGGGTGATGCCGTGCTGGTGCCCAATCCAGCCTATCCGATACACCCTTATGGTGTGGTTATCGCAGGGGCGGATATTCGCCACGTGCCCATGATCCCGGGGGGTGACTTTTTCGCTGAACTCAAAAAGGCTATCCGCGACACCTATCCAAAGCCGAAGATGCTCATCCTCAATTTCCCCTCCAACCCGACAGCGCAATGTGTCGAGCTGGATTTTTTTGAAAAGGTGGTAGCGGTCGCGCGCCAAGAGGGGATTTGGGTCGTGCAGGATCTGGCCTATGCTGAAATTGTCTTCGATGGTTATAAGGCACCGTCGATCCTTCAAGTTCCTGGCGCCAAAGATGTGGCAGTGGAGTGCTACTCGCTGTCCAAGACGTACAATATGCCTGGTTGGCGGGTTGGCTTTGTGTGTGGCAACCCCGATTTGATAGCAGCGCTGGCTCGCATGAAGTCGTATTTAGACTATGGGATGTTTACGCCCATTCAAGTAGCGGGCATACTCGCCCTGGAGGGGCCGCAGGACTGTGTCGAGGAGATTCGGCAGATGTATCGATGTCGCCGTGATGTGCTCTGTGATGGCTTGGAGGCGGCAGGTTGGCCTATTGAGAGGCCGCGGGCGACCATGTTCGCTTGGGCCCAGATACCAGAGCCCTATCGCGAGATGGGATCATTAGAGTTCTCGAAAAAGCTGTTGGCTGATGCCAAGGTGGCAGTCTCTCCTGGGATAGGCTTTGGCAGCTACGGCGATGACTATGTCCGTTTCTCATTGATCGAAAATGAGCACCGGACTCGTCAGGCGATCCGGGGTATTAAGCAGATGCTTCGGCGTGAGATGGGGTAG
- a CDS encoding homoserine dehydrogenase, whose product MKPVNVGMLGIGTVGSGVVNILERNADVISRRAGREIRVTHASARHPERPRSCRLEGIKLNTDPFEVVDDPQTEIIAELIGGEEPARELILRALDNGKHVVTANKALIAQHGNEIFARARDNGVTVAFEAAVAGGIPIIKAVREALTGNRIEWLAGIINGTANYILTEMFYEGREFGDVLAEAQRLGYAEADPSFDVEGIDAAHKLTILASIAFGIPLQYDKVHVEGIKHISRDDVEWAEELGFRIKHLGLAFHEEGGYALRVHPTLLPRRHMLANVDGVMNAVMVKGDAVGPTMYYGAGAGAEPTASAVVADMIDVVREFNLEPENRVPYLAFHTHSLSNAPVLDIRDVQPAYYLRMSARDEPGVLAEVTRVLGDFGISIEAIIQKQPEAGADHVPIIILTHRVHERQMDAAIESIEKLDKVSGRVVRIRVESLE is encoded by the coding sequence TTGAAACCGGTAAACGTGGGCATGCTGGGCATCGGAACCGTCGGTTCCGGGGTGGTCAACATTTTGGAGCGTAATGCTGATGTCATAAGTCGCCGGGCGGGGCGGGAGATTCGGGTCACCCATGCCTCGGCGCGTCATCCTGAGCGTCCGCGTAGTTGTCGGCTAGAGGGTATAAAGCTAAACACCGACCCATTTGAAGTGGTAGATGACCCGCAGACCGAGATCATTGCTGAACTGATCGGCGGTGAGGAGCCAGCTCGGGAGCTTATCCTGCGCGCGCTAGATAACGGTAAGCATGTCGTTACGGCGAATAAAGCCCTGATCGCCCAGCACGGTAACGAGATATTTGCGCGAGCTCGCGATAACGGTGTGACCGTGGCCTTTGAAGCGGCTGTGGCCGGTGGTATACCGATTATTAAGGCCGTTCGTGAGGCTCTTACCGGCAATCGGATCGAGTGGCTTGCCGGTATCATTAACGGTACCGCCAACTATATCCTTACCGAGATGTTTTACGAGGGGCGCGAATTCGGTGATGTCCTGGCCGAGGCACAACGCCTTGGTTACGCCGAGGCGGATCCCAGCTTTGACGTAGAGGGCATTGATGCGGCACATAAGCTGACCATCCTGGCGTCGATAGCTTTCGGTATACCGCTACAGTACGACAAGGTGCACGTCGAGGGCATCAAGCACATTAGTCGCGATGATGTCGAATGGGCTGAAGAACTCGGCTTTCGTATCAAGCACTTAGGTTTGGCATTCCATGAAGAGGGGGGGTATGCCCTGCGCGTCCACCCGACGCTGCTGCCGCGTAGGCATATGCTGGCGAATGTTGATGGCGTTATGAACGCGGTTATGGTTAAAGGCGACGCTGTCGGTCCGACCATGTATTACGGGGCGGGGGCTGGAGCGGAGCCAACCGCCTCGGCGGTAGTTGCTGACATGATAGATGTGGTTCGCGAGTTCAACCTTGAGCCCGAGAATCGGGTACCTTATCTTGCGTTCCACACTCACTCGCTCTCGAATGCCCCCGTACTGGATATACGTGATGTGCAGCCTGCCTACTATCTGCGTATGTCGGCGCGTGATGAGCCAGGGGTGCTTGCCGAAGTAACTAGAGTGTTGGGGGACTTTGGCATTTCGATAGAGGCAATTATCCAAAAGCAACCGGAGGCAGGGGCTGATCATGTCCCCATAATTATACTCACTCACCGCGTCCATGAGCGCCAGATGGACGCTGCAATTGAGAGTATAGAGAAACTCGACAAGGTTTCTGGTCGGGTAGTGCGTATACGTGTTGAGAGCCTGGAGTGA
- the thrC gene encoding threonine synthase — protein MPFRPRYTGLISKYIDRLPISDDVRIIGLGEGGTPLIQLSNLPKAMGRDVDLFVKFEGLNPTGSFKDRGMTMAVTKAVEEGAKAIICASTGNTSASAAAYAARAGIACFVLIPDGKIAMGKLAQAIMHGAQILQIRGNFDAGMRLVKQLAEHAPLTIVNSINPYRLQGQKTAAFEIVEELERAPDYHCLPVGNAGNITAHWIGYCECSGSAHEQKLTEACSLCQGQCRFASAMIDKRPRMVGYQAAGGAPFMRGAPVDDPDTVATAIRIGHPQSWDHALAASRESGGWFDELSDDEILQAQRALADHDGVFCEPASATSLAGAMRDIGSGRIPEGSTVVCTLTGHGLKDPDVAISQAGDAVQTVDADYESVRKAIIARL, from the coding sequence ATGCCGTTTCGTCCCCGTTACACTGGACTAATCTCCAAGTACATAGATCGCCTGCCGATCAGCGATGATGTGCGCATTATCGGCCTGGGTGAAGGTGGCACCCCGTTGATTCAGTTGAGCAATTTACCTAAAGCAATGGGGCGTGACGTTGATTTGTTCGTCAAGTTTGAAGGCCTGAATCCAACCGGCTCTTTTAAGGACCGTGGCATGACCATGGCCGTAACTAAGGCGGTGGAGGAGGGCGCGAAGGCCATAATCTGCGCCTCAACCGGTAATACCTCAGCCTCCGCTGCGGCCTATGCGGCTCGGGCAGGTATTGCCTGTTTCGTGCTCATACCAGATGGCAAGATCGCCATGGGTAAACTCGCCCAAGCGATCATGCATGGTGCTCAGATACTGCAGATTCGGGGTAATTTTGATGCCGGCATGCGTTTAGTCAAACAGCTTGCCGAGCATGCCCCGCTGACAATAGTCAATTCGATCAATCCGTATCGGCTTCAGGGTCAAAAGACGGCGGCTTTCGAAATAGTGGAAGAGCTCGAGCGGGCTCCTGATTACCACTGCCTACCGGTGGGTAATGCTGGCAACATCACCGCTCACTGGATAGGTTATTGTGAGTGTAGCGGCAGCGCCCATGAGCAGAAGCTTACCGAGGCTTGCTCGCTATGCCAGGGGCAGTGTCGCTTCGCCTCGGCGATGATTGATAAGCGTCCCCGTATGGTAGGCTATCAAGCTGCCGGTGGTGCGCCGTTCATGCGTGGTGCGCCGGTGGACGATCCGGACACCGTTGCCACTGCGATCCGTATCGGACATCCTCAATCGTGGGATCACGCGCTTGCTGCTAGCCGCGAGTCAGGGGGCTGGTTCGATGAACTGAGCGATGATGAGATACTGCAGGCCCAGAGGGCTCTGGCTGACCACGATGGGGTTTTCTGTGAGCCGGCTTCAGCTACTTCTCTAGCCGGGGCGATGAGGGATATTGGCAGCGGACGAATCCCTGAAGGTAGTACTGTGGTCTGCACGCTGACCGGTCACGGCCTTAAGGATCCTGATGTGGCTATTTCGCAAGCAGGAGACGCTGTGCAGACCGTTGACGCTGACTACGAATCGGTGCGTAAAGCTATTATCGCTAGGCTTTGA
- the recJ gene encoding single-stranded-DNA-specific exonuclease RecJ, whose product MASRIRRRAARQLPDDLSDDIHPVLRRVYARRDIATARDLDLRLSQLAPPEGMVDLYYSAKLLAEALCERERICIVGDFDADGATATALLVTALRDMADCCGGDRQQITFLIPDRFELGYGLSPEVVERVRPWAPKWLVTVDNGVSSNEGVAAANAAGMRVIVTDHHSPGEHLPAAEAIVNPKRQDDNFISANLAGVGIAFYLAAAMRSYLQQNCDLTDELPNVADLLDLVAVGTVADLVSLDTNNRILVEQGLRRIRARRARPGIYALLEQSQRKAETLVANDLAFAVGPKLNAAGRMDDMTAGVDCLLSKEADQARSLALKLNSLNSERREVESRMTDEALEEIDQRVEDIGLGLCVSAAGWHQGVVGILAARLKERYQCPAIAFAPGMDGTLRGSARSIPGLHIRDLLAAIKRDYPRLIERFGGHAMAAGLTIAGDKYNEFREAFAAALHTSLGGELPQQEYATDGELSSDEINMATAMALRYGGPWGIGFPEPKFDGVFSVCDQQQLRGGHLRLTLGDEASAKRWEAIAFGAVEKGYDKLQGRVRVVYSPDVREFRGKRSLQLRLDYMEPA is encoded by the coding sequence GTGGCCTCACGCATACGTCGCCGCGCTGCTCGGCAGCTACCCGATGACTTGTCTGACGATATACATCCGGTTCTGCGTCGTGTCTATGCGCGGCGTGATATTGCTACGGCGCGAGATCTCGATTTGCGCCTATCTCAACTTGCCCCGCCCGAAGGTATGGTCGATCTGTACTATTCAGCCAAGTTGCTGGCGGAGGCGCTATGCGAGCGTGAGCGGATCTGTATAGTCGGTGACTTCGACGCCGATGGGGCTACAGCGACAGCCTTACTTGTTACCGCCCTGCGCGATATGGCCGATTGTTGTGGCGGCGATCGCCAGCAAATCACCTTTCTCATCCCCGATCGCTTTGAGTTAGGTTACGGTCTAAGCCCCGAGGTTGTCGAGCGGGTCCGGCCATGGGCGCCTAAGTGGCTCGTTACAGTAGATAATGGGGTCAGCAGCAATGAAGGAGTAGCTGCAGCAAACGCTGCCGGGATGAGGGTTATAGTCACTGATCACCACAGCCCTGGTGAGCATTTGCCTGCGGCTGAGGCGATAGTCAACCCGAAGCGCCAAGACGACAATTTTATCAGTGCCAATCTTGCTGGTGTCGGCATTGCGTTCTACCTGGCCGCCGCTATGCGCAGTTATTTACAGCAAAATTGTGACTTGACTGATGAGTTGCCAAACGTCGCCGACCTGCTTGATTTGGTGGCTGTCGGCACCGTTGCTGATTTGGTGTCCCTGGATACCAACAACCGCATACTGGTCGAGCAAGGATTGCGGCGTATCCGTGCTCGCCGTGCCCGCCCCGGCATATACGCCTTGCTCGAGCAGAGCCAGCGCAAAGCAGAGACTCTCGTTGCCAACGACCTAGCCTTTGCAGTCGGACCGAAACTAAATGCCGCGGGAAGGATGGATGATATGACCGCGGGTGTCGACTGCTTGTTGAGCAAGGAAGCTGATCAGGCCCGGTCCTTGGCCTTGAAGCTCAACTCTCTGAACAGCGAACGGCGTGAGGTTGAGAGCCGCATGACTGATGAGGCATTGGAGGAGATTGATCAGCGGGTTGAGGATATTGGTCTGGGTCTTTGTGTCAGCGCTGCAGGCTGGCATCAGGGAGTGGTGGGGATACTGGCGGCACGCTTAAAAGAGCGCTATCAGTGTCCGGCGATCGCCTTTGCCCCTGGGATGGATGGTACATTGCGCGGTTCTGCGCGCTCTATACCTGGATTGCATATCAGGGATCTTCTGGCCGCAATCAAACGGGACTATCCGCGGTTAATTGAGCGCTTTGGTGGCCACGCGATGGCTGCTGGCCTAACCATAGCAGGTGATAAGTATAATGAATTTCGCGAGGCTTTTGCCGCAGCTCTGCACACCAGCCTTGGCGGCGAGCTACCGCAACAAGAGTACGCCACCGATGGGGAGCTCAGTAGCGATGAGATAAACATGGCTACGGCAATGGCGCTGCGCTATGGGGGGCCTTGGGGAATCGGGTTTCCAGAGCCAAAGTTTGACGGCGTTTTTAGCGTCTGCGATCAGCAGCAACTGCGCGGTGGCCACTTGCGACTTACCTTGGGGGACGAAGCGTCCGCTAAGCGGTGGGAAGCGATTGCCTTTGGTGCAGTCGAGAAGGGTTACGATAAGTTACAGGGTAGGGTTAGGGTGGTTTATTCTCCCGATGTAAGGGAGTTCCGAGGCAAACGGTCGTTACAGCTAAGATTAGACTACATGGAGCCCGCGTGA